The Campylobacter concisus genome has a window encoding:
- a CDS encoding nitrogen fixation protein NifR — protein sequence MSLTDSLNLKATAFANRWRLVIKIWLVFSFLSYALAYYLWLEVFGFISAISIFGCVCLLAFSSLLWFIASLVFLQPLVFLLLEKFDESITVYALACSIWLLGWITLSLVGYDKFARPGNDILLKITRIVLVGEFALIYFFNYNSSLDIETLIKSNLTKSLFLVLNSYMLPSLVTLLIFDIKTYIASKNE from the coding sequence ATGAGTTTGACAGATAGCCTAAATTTAAAAGCCACTGCCTTTGCAAATAGGTGGCGACTTGTTATTAAAATTTGGCTTGTTTTTTCTTTTTTATCATATGCGCTGGCCTACTATCTTTGGTTAGAGGTTTTTGGCTTTATCTCTGCCATTTCTATCTTTGGCTGTGTTTGCCTGCTAGCCTTTAGCTCACTTCTTTGGTTTATCGCTAGCCTTGTATTTTTGCAACCTTTGGTATTTTTACTACTTGAAAAATTTGATGAAAGCATTACTGTTTATGCTTTAGCCTGCTCAATTTGGCTGCTTGGCTGGATCACTTTGTCGCTTGTGGGTTATGATAAATTTGCAAGACCGGGAAATGACATCTTGCTAAAGATCACTCGTATAGTTCTTGTTGGCGAGTTTGCATTGATATATTTTTTTAACTACAACAGCAGCCTTGACATAGAGACTTTAATAAAGTCAAATTTGACAAAGTCGCTGTTTTTAGTGCTAAACTCCTATATGCTGCCATCGCTTGTGACGCTACTTATATTTGATATAAAAACATATATCGCTAGCAAAAATGAGTAA
- the mtaB gene encoding tRNA (N(6)-L-threonylcarbamoyladenosine(37)-C(2))-methylthiotransferase MtaB — protein MQKIFFKTFGCRTNIYDTELLKSYIKDYEITNDEEGADIVVINSCTVTNSADSGVRNYINGVKRRGAKVILTGCGAVSKGKELFSSGVFGVLGASKKSDLNELLKQEKPFFELGNLNSVDKNIVTNYENHTKAFIKIQEGCNFNCSYCIIPSVRGRARSMDEAMILKEARILAQNGYNELVLTGTNIGSYGKDTNSSLGKLLANLGKISGIRRIRLGSIEPSQIDESFREILKEEWLERHLHIALQHTSEAMLKIMRRRNNAFSDLELFNELSSLGFALGTDYIVGHPGESEEIWAEAVENFKKFPITHLHAFVYSPRRDTHSATLKSDVSGDVAKARLKVLQGIAFKNNENFRKKHNGALKILVEQKNGDFYEGFDQFYNKAKISSQNDITKEWLEVSEYEIKPDANYAKI, from the coding sequence ATGCAAAAGATATTTTTTAAAACATTTGGATGCCGCACAAACATCTATGACACCGAGCTTTTAAAGAGCTACATAAAAGACTACGAGATCACAAACGACGAAGAGGGCGCTGATATCGTCGTGATAAACTCATGCACCGTTACAAACTCGGCTGATAGCGGCGTTAGAAACTATATAAACGGCGTAAAAAGACGTGGCGCAAAGGTTATACTAACAGGATGTGGTGCAGTTAGCAAGGGCAAAGAGCTGTTTTCAAGCGGCGTCTTTGGCGTGCTAGGAGCTAGTAAAAAGAGCGATCTAAACGAGCTTTTAAAACAAGAGAAGCCATTTTTTGAGCTTGGAAATTTAAACTCAGTCGATAAAAACATCGTCACAAACTACGAAAATCACACAAAGGCTTTTATAAAAATTCAAGAAGGTTGCAACTTTAACTGCAGCTACTGCATCATCCCATCAGTGCGTGGCAGAGCTAGGAGTATGGACGAGGCGATGATACTAAAAGAAGCTAGAATTTTAGCTCAAAATGGCTATAATGAGCTCGTTTTAACTGGCACAAACATAGGCAGTTACGGCAAAGATACAAATAGCTCTCTTGGCAAATTGCTAGCAAATTTAGGCAAAATTTCAGGCATCAGACGCATAAGACTTGGCAGTATCGAACCAAGCCAGATAGATGAGAGCTTTAGAGAAATTTTAAAAGAGGAGTGGCTGGAGCGCCATCTACACATCGCACTTCAGCACACGAGCGAGGCGATGCTAAAGATCATGCGCAGGCGAAACAACGCATTTAGCGACTTAGAGCTTTTTAATGAGCTAAGCTCCCTTGGCTTTGCTTTGGGGACTGACTATATCGTGGGTCATCCAGGTGAGAGTGAAGAAATTTGGGCAGAGGCGGTGGAAAATTTCAAGAAATTTCCTATCACGCACCTGCATGCTTTTGTCTATTCGCCTAGGCGTGATACGCACTCAGCGACGCTAAAGAGCGACGTAAGTGGCGACGTGGCAAAGGCAAGGCTGAAAGTTTTACAAGGCATTGCTTTTAAAAACAATGAAAATTTTAGAAAAAAACATAACGGGGCTTTAAAAATTTTAGTTGAGCAAAAAAACGGCGACTTTTACGAGGGCTTTGATCAGTTTTATAACAAAGCTAAAATTTCTAGTCAAAATGACATAACAAAAGAGTGGTTGGAGGTAAGCGAATATGAAATTAAGCCAGATGCCAATTATGCAAAAATTTAA
- the aroB gene encoding 3-dehydroquinate synthase: MQINLNLKEKASSYKIYINELERLELKGKVGIVTNAKVAGLHLEKLLSVLKCDEKFIISVPDGEEYKNLETIEQILEQLFVSKFDRASTLIALGGGVISDMTGFAASIYERGISFINIPTTLLAQVDASVGGKTGVNNKFGKNLIGSFYQPKAVFCEINFLKTLPKREFAAGVAEALKMAITFDKEMFSWLKSVNLDDGNLAKLVEKSINLKARVVEQDEKEKGLRAILNYGHTFAHVIENETNYKEFLHGEAVAIGMNMANRLSVRLGLMSEAQAEEIKQVLVKFDLPVSYKIENEYAFYEAFFMDKKTKGDKINFIIADKIGSAFIKNDVKKEDVLETLREFK; encoded by the coding sequence ATGCAGATAAATTTAAACCTTAAGGAAAAGGCGTCAAGCTATAAAATTTATATAAACGAGCTTGAGAGATTAGAGCTAAAGGGCAAGGTCGGCATCGTCACAAATGCCAAAGTAGCAGGGCTTCACCTTGAAAAGCTGCTTAGCGTTTTAAAGTGCGATGAGAAATTTATCATAAGCGTGCCAGACGGCGAGGAATATAAAAACCTTGAGACAATAGAGCAAATTTTAGAGCAGCTTTTTGTTAGTAAATTTGACCGCGCATCTACGCTCATAGCCCTTGGTGGTGGCGTCATCAGCGATATGACCGGCTTTGCGGCAAGCATATATGAAAGAGGGATAAGCTTTATAAATATCCCAACCACGCTTTTAGCGCAAGTCGATGCAAGTGTGGGCGGAAAAACAGGGGTAAATAACAAATTTGGCAAAAATTTAATCGGCTCATTTTATCAGCCAAAGGCAGTTTTTTGTGAGATAAATTTCTTAAAAACATTGCCAAAGAGAGAATTTGCAGCTGGCGTGGCAGAGGCTTTAAAGATGGCGATAACCTTTGATAAAGAGATGTTTAGCTGGCTAAAGAGCGTAAATTTAGACGATGGAAATTTAGCAAAGCTAGTTGAAAAGTCTATAAATTTAAAGGCTAGAGTAGTCGAGCAAGATGAAAAAGAAAAGGGTCTAAGAGCCATCCTAAACTACGGTCATACCTTTGCTCACGTCATCGAAAACGAGACAAATTATAAAGAATTTTTACACGGCGAAGCGGTGGCGATAGGTATGAATATGGCAAATCGCCTAAGCGTTAGACTGGGTCTCATGAGTGAGGCGCAGGCAGAGGAGATCAAGCAGGTATTAGTGAAATTTGATCTGCCTGTAAGCTACAAAATAGAAAACGAATATGCATTTTACGAGGCGTTTTTTATGGATAAAAAGACAAAAGGTGATAAGATAAATTTCATAATCGCAGATAAAATCGGCAGTGCGTTCATCAAAAATGACGTCAAAAAAGAGGACGTTTTAGAAACTTTGAGAGAATTTAAATGA
- the thiF gene encoding sulfur carrier protein ThiS adenylyltransferase ThiF: protein MIEIVLNGTKFKVSVKSLSELKELALGDKESEIYKFLEKFNATKPDIFIVDGFAIKEDSELKDGSNVVFIRRGAMPEREILRSMIASRNSPELNLALSKAVIGVAGLGGLGSNIALSLARVGVKKLVLADFDVVEPSNLNRQQYFVRHIGSKKTQALKELINDVNPFVEVETHDIFLDEKNVASVFGECEILCEAFDNVAGKAMILNEAGASLKDKKIISASGMAGYFSSNLIKTIKFAKNVYLCGDLTNEAKIGQGLMAPRVAICANHEANLAIRLLMGLEA, encoded by the coding sequence ATGATAGAGATAGTTTTAAATGGCACAAAATTTAAGGTGTCAGTAAAAAGCCTTAGCGAGCTAAAAGAGCTCGCTCTTGGCGATAAAGAGAGTGAAATTTATAAATTTTTAGAGAAATTTAACGCAACCAAGCCAGATATTTTTATCGTTGATGGCTTTGCCATAAAAGAAGATAGCGAGCTAAAAGATGGCTCAAATGTCGTATTTATAAGGCGTGGAGCGATGCCTGAGCGTGAAATTTTACGCTCAATGATCGCTTCAAGAAATAGTCCTGAGCTAAATTTAGCCCTAAGTAAAGCCGTGATCGGCGTGGCTGGACTTGGTGGCCTTGGCTCAAATATCGCACTAAGCCTTGCAAGAGTTGGCGTAAAAAAGCTAGTACTTGCCGACTTTGACGTCGTTGAGCCAAGCAACTTAAACCGCCAGCAGTATTTCGTCCGCCACATCGGCTCAAAAAAGACGCAGGCGCTTAAAGAGCTGATAAACGACGTCAATCCCTTTGTCGAGGTCGAAACTCACGATATATTTTTAGATGAAAAAAACGTGGCTAGCGTCTTTGGCGAGTGCGAAATTTTATGCGAAGCCTTTGACAACGTCGCTGGCAAGGCGATGATACTAAACGAAGCTGGTGCCAGCCTAAAAGATAAAAAAATCATCAGCGCCTCTGGCATGGCGGGATACTTTAGCTCAAATCTCATAAAAACTATAAAATTTGCCAAAAATGTCTATCTTTGCGGCGACCTCACAAACGAGGCGAAGATCGGTCAAGGACTAATGGCACCGCGCGTTGCGATCTGCGCAAACCACGAGGCAAATTTAGCCATTAGACTACTTATGGGCTTGGAGGCGTAA
- a CDS encoding thiazole synthase, whose translation MQSDSLILGGKEFQSRFILGSGKYSHELIDSAINEAGAQILTLALRRINESKERNILDFIPKGVTLLPNTSGARNAKEAVRIAQLARELGCGELVKIEIITDSKFLFPDNAETIKACEALANDGFVPMPYMFPDLNAARAMLSAGASCIMPLAAPIGSNQGLVFKDIIEILINELDTQIIVDAGIGRPSQACEAMEMGAAAIMANTAIASSKNIPLMAKAFKEAIIAGRNAYLAGFGAKSKSANASSPLTGFLD comes from the coding sequence GTGCAAAGCGATAGTTTGATCCTTGGCGGCAAGGAGTTTCAAAGCCGCTTTATCCTTGGCTCTGGCAAGTACTCGCACGAGCTCATCGACTCAGCCATAAACGAGGCTGGCGCGCAGATACTAACCCTTGCTCTTAGGCGCATAAACGAGAGCAAAGAGCGAAATATACTTGACTTTATCCCAAAAGGTGTGACGCTTTTGCCAAACACAAGTGGCGCTAGAAACGCCAAAGAGGCCGTTCGCATCGCCCAGCTCGCACGTGAGCTTGGGTGTGGCGAGCTTGTAAAGATAGAGATCATAACTGACTCTAAATTTCTCTTTCCAGACAACGCTGAAACGATAAAAGCGTGCGAAGCCTTGGCAAATGACGGCTTTGTGCCAATGCCATATATGTTTCCAGATCTAAATGCCGCAAGAGCGATGCTAAGCGCAGGGGCAAGCTGCATAATGCCTCTAGCTGCGCCCATTGGCTCAAACCAAGGGCTAGTTTTTAAAGATATTATTGAAATTTTGATAAACGAGCTTGATACGCAGATCATCGTTGATGCTGGCATTGGCAGGCCATCACAAGCGTGCGAAGCGATGGAGATGGGAGCAGCTGCGATCATGGCAAACACCGCCATCGCCTCATCTAAGAATATCCCGCTCATGGCAAAAGCCTTCAAAGAGGCGATCATCGCTGGTCGCAACGCCTATCTAGCAGGCTTTGGCGCAAAGAGCAAAAGCGCAAATGCCTCATCTCCGCTCACTGGATTTTTAGACTGA
- the thiH gene encoding 2-iminoacetate synthase ThiH translates to MKFTRTDHMQLLPHMQDVGSDIMDEILKERASYKPEIYSEADVKAALNAKHCSLENLKALLSPAAAPFLEPIAKLAQAKTRANFGSNITLFTPLYIANYCDNLCVYCGFNAKNNIKRAKLSDEEITRELREISKSGLEEILILTGESETNSSVAYIANACALAKKFFKVVGVEIYPLNSEGYALLHKSGADYVTVFQETYNPTKYEKIHLGGNKRIFPYRLNAQERALLGGMRGVGFAALLGIDDFRLDAFATALHASLVQKKYPHAEIAFSCPRLRPIINNDRINPRDVGERELLQVICAYRIFMPTASITISTREKAKFRDNAVKIAANKISAGVKVSIGAHGEEKKGDEQFEISDDRSVDEIKAMIKANGLEPLMSEYVYV, encoded by the coding sequence ATGAAATTTACAAGAACCGACCACATGCAGCTACTACCTCACATGCAGGATGTTGGTAGCGACATTATGGATGAGATTTTAAAAGAGCGAGCAAGCTACAAGCCTGAAATTTACAGCGAAGCGGACGTAAAAGCAGCTCTTAATGCAAAGCACTGCTCACTTGAAAATTTAAAAGCCCTGCTCTCGCCTGCTGCAGCGCCATTTTTAGAGCCAATAGCCAAACTCGCTCAAGCAAAAACAAGGGCAAATTTTGGCTCAAACATCACGCTTTTTACCCCGCTTTACATAGCAAACTACTGCGATAATCTCTGCGTTTATTGCGGTTTTAACGCTAAAAATAATATAAAAAGAGCAAAGCTAAGTGACGAGGAGATCACAAGGGAGTTAAGAGAAATTTCAAAGAGCGGCTTAGAAGAAATTTTGATCCTAACTGGCGAGAGTGAGACCAACTCAAGTGTCGCTTACATCGCAAATGCCTGCGCTTTGGCTAAGAAATTTTTTAAAGTCGTTGGGGTTGAAATTTACCCGCTAAACTCTGAGGGCTACGCCCTGCTTCACAAAAGTGGCGCAGACTACGTGACCGTCTTTCAAGAGACCTACAATCCCACAAAATATGAAAAAATCCACCTTGGTGGCAATAAAAGAATTTTCCCATACCGCTTAAATGCACAAGAGCGAGCGCTTCTTGGAGGCATGAGAGGAGTTGGCTTTGCCGCACTTCTTGGCATAGATGACTTTAGGCTTGATGCCTTTGCGACGGCACTTCACGCAAGTTTAGTTCAAAAAAAGTATCCGCACGCTGAGATCGCATTTTCATGCCCAAGACTTCGCCCTATCATCAACAACGACCGCATCAATCCCCGTGACGTGGGCGAGCGCGAGCTTTTGCAAGTGATCTGCGCTTATAGAATTTTCATGCCAACAGCTAGCATAACCATTTCAACCAGAGAAAAGGCGAAATTTCGCGATAACGCCGTAAAAATCGCCGCAAACAAGATAAGCGCTGGCGTAAAAGTGAGCATCGGCGCTCACGGCGAAGAGAAAAAGGGCGACGAGCAGTTTGAGATAAGTGACGACAGAAGCGTGGATGAGATAAAAGCAATGATAAAAGCAAACGGCTTAGAGCCCTTGATGAGCGAGTATGTCTATGTTTAA
- a CDS encoding mechanosensitive ion channel domain-containing protein — MKKILVFLLFCFALYAEENATLEQNVSQNLQNSELIKEISNLDNSLKNNIWITRYANYNTYQKLLDELEQNENELKKLDKGSKRGGDLIKRSQTLKEQINLLKEYEKTPFSNMLAAPEMENPPRINSPVALVSGFSYIKKIRSDKIEYQRHIKELDTLLEKLEAKENLLNRLNLIDDSEQNRASLNLAKQEIGDFKAAKQIADTTYSVYEKRADEAVNMTTSDIKAQFLSMGYTAIVILLTIGLTFIAKFIVKRTITDNERFYTVNKFLNVLNITVIIIILLFSYIENVTYLVTVLGFASAGIAIAMKDMFMSMLGWMVIMFGGTIHVGDRVRVYHDGSEFVGDVIDISLLRLTVFEDVSYSTYKTNRRAGRIIFVPNNYIFTDLIANYSHYGMKTVWDGIDVVISFDSNHKKAAYLAKNIVKKYSKGYTDIAKRQMNKLRSQYSIKNPNVEPRIYTFFEPYGINISCWFMSNSYATLALRSTISAEIIEAFLAHDDIKIAYPTQTMFIGKKETPSDHVAHAEQEGENI, encoded by the coding sequence ATGAAAAAGATCCTAGTTTTTCTACTTTTTTGCTTTGCACTTTACGCTGAAGAGAACGCCACGCTTGAGCAAAATGTCTCACAAAATTTACAAAATAGCGAGCTTATAAAAGAAATTTCAAACCTAGATAACTCCCTAAAAAACAATATCTGGATCACAAGATACGCTAACTACAACACCTATCAAAAGCTTCTTGATGAGCTAGAGCAAAATGAAAATGAGCTTAAAAAGCTCGATAAAGGCTCAAAAAGAGGTGGCGATCTCATAAAGAGAAGTCAAACCCTAAAAGAGCAGATAAATTTGCTAAAAGAGTATGAGAAAACGCCATTTTCAAATATGCTAGCAGCCCCAGAAATGGAAAATCCGCCTAGGATAAATAGCCCAGTGGCGCTGGTGTCTGGCTTTTCATACATAAAAAAGATAAGAAGCGACAAGATCGAGTACCAAAGGCACATCAAAGAGCTTGACACCTTGCTTGAGAAGCTTGAAGCAAAAGAGAATTTGCTAAATAGACTAAATTTGATAGATGATAGCGAGCAAAATAGGGCAAGTCTAAACCTTGCAAAGCAAGAGATAGGCGACTTCAAAGCGGCAAAACAGATCGCTGATACCACTTATAGCGTCTATGAAAAAAGGGCAGATGAAGCGGTAAATATGACGACATCTGACATCAAGGCTCAGTTTTTAAGCATGGGCTACACAGCCATCGTCATCCTTTTGACAATCGGACTAACGTTTATCGCTAAATTTATCGTTAAAAGAACGATCACGGATAACGAGAGATTTTACACGGTCAATAAATTTCTAAACGTGCTAAACATCACCGTTATCATCATAATTTTGCTCTTTTCATACATCGAAAACGTCACATATCTAGTAACCGTGCTAGGTTTTGCCTCAGCTGGTATCGCCATCGCGATGAAAGATATGTTTATGAGTATGCTTGGCTGGATGGTTATCATGTTTGGTGGCACGATCCACGTGGGAGATCGCGTCAGGGTCTATCACGACGGTAGCGAATTTGTGGGCGATGTGATAGACATTTCGCTGCTTCGCTTAACCGTTTTTGAAGACGTTAGCTACTCGACCTATAAGACAAACCGCCGTGCAGGTAGGATCATCTTTGTGCCAAATAACTACATCTTTACAGACCTCATCGCAAACTACTCACACTACGGCATGAAGACCGTTTGGGACGGCATAGATGTCGTGATAAGCTTTGATAGTAATCACAAAAAGGCCGCCTATCTAGCAAAAAATATAGTAAAAAAATATTCAAAAGGCTACACTGACATCGCAAAACGTCAGATGAACAAGCTAAGAAGCCAGTACAGCATCAAAAATCCAAACGTAGAGCCAAGAATTTATACATTTTTTGAGCCTTACGGCATAAATATCTCATGCTGGTTTATGTCAAACTCATACGCCACGCTCGCTCTTAGAAGCACGATAAGTGCTGAGATCATCGAGGCATTTTTGGCTCACGATGATATAAAGATAGCTTACCCAACACAAACTATGTTTATAGGTAAAAAAGAAACGCCAAGCGATCACGTAGCTCACGCCGAGCAAGAGGGCGAAAATATCTAA
- the thiS gene encoding sulfur carrier protein ThiS: MIKFRVNGKIFELENDINVYDFLAQNGYELKFIALERDGEILPKKLWRERFMSEGKAYEIVTLVGGG, from the coding sequence ATGATCAAATTTAGAGTAAATGGCAAAATTTTCGAGCTTGAAAACGATATAAATGTTTATGATTTTTTAGCTCAAAATGGCTATGAGCTTAAATTTATAGCCCTTGAGCGAGACGGAGAAATTTTGCCAAAAAAGCTTTGGCGTGAGCGCTTCATGAGCGAGGGCAAAGCTTATGAGATCGTCACTTTAGTTGGCGGTGGATGA
- a CDS encoding ATP-dependent metallopeptidase FtsH/Yme1/Tma family protein: MQKFKFNKKNILIIAAMALIIALLFAVSKEPRNITYSQYMQLMDGNFIDKAVIDEDEVILYAQNNRFAIIKEGIDIKELIKKVPVERSVQYITPGMVWGSIIFVCLVLWYAYIFRAIKKKEESLLSKKDGAFEIESVLNQNAMPVISNVRFSDVAGISEVKSELSEIVDFLKNPQKYRNFGIKMPKGVLMIGPPGVGKTLVAKAVAGEANVPFFYQNGASFVQIYVGMGAKRVRELFSRAKSYAPSIIFIDEIDAVGKSRGGTRNDEREATLNQLLTEMDGFEDNSGVIVIAATNRIEMIDEALLRSGRFDRRIFLSMPDFNDRVAILNTYLRDKNCEVSAEDIARMSVGFSGAALSTLVNEAAINALRNGESVLRMRDFEAVLNKVLLGKKKVLSYSESEKKIQAIYQGAKALSAYWFDVKFEKISLIEDRFMATEQEIESKSQMLSRIKVLISGMCKLEIDENDIFSNSSNDLNLAKEIASKMVYEYGMGNSFVPNPNDVEEILKQAKDDIMSFLKGTNEQIARISSYLLAYESVDKETLAKILNENY; this comes from the coding sequence ATGCAAAAATTTAAATTTAACAAAAAAAATATCCTGATAATAGCCGCTATGGCTCTGATAATAGCGCTACTTTTTGCTGTGAGCAAAGAGCCACGAAACATCACCTACTCGCAATATATGCAACTAATGGATGGAAATTTCATCGATAAAGCGGTCATCGACGAAGATGAGGTCATCCTCTATGCGCAAAATAACCGCTTTGCCATCATAAAAGAGGGCATAGACATAAAAGAGCTCATCAAAAAGGTCCCAGTCGAGCGAAGCGTGCAGTATATCACGCCAGGCATGGTCTGGGGAAGCATCATCTTTGTTTGTCTTGTGCTTTGGTATGCATATATTTTTAGGGCTATCAAGAAAAAAGAGGAGAGCCTTTTAAGCAAAAAAGATGGCGCTTTTGAGATAGAAAGCGTGCTAAATCAAAATGCGATGCCAGTCATCTCAAATGTGAGATTTAGCGATGTAGCGGGCATTAGCGAGGTCAAAAGCGAGCTTAGCGAGATAGTTGATTTTCTTAAAAATCCGCAAAAATATAGAAATTTTGGTATCAAAATGCCAAAAGGCGTGCTAATGATCGGCCCTCCAGGCGTTGGTAAGACGCTTGTGGCAAAGGCAGTCGCTGGCGAAGCAAACGTGCCGTTTTTTTACCAAAATGGTGCAAGCTTTGTGCAAATTTACGTCGGCATGGGCGCAAAAAGAGTTAGAGAGCTTTTTAGTAGAGCCAAATCCTACGCACCATCAATCATCTTTATCGACGAGATAGACGCCGTTGGCAAGAGTAGGGGTGGCACTAGAAACGACGAGCGAGAAGCCACGTTAAATCAGTTGCTAACCGAGATGGACGGCTTTGAAGATAACTCAGGCGTCATCGTCATAGCTGCAACAAACAGGATCGAGATGATCGACGAGGCACTGCTTAGATCAGGGCGCTTTGATAGGCGTATATTTTTGTCAATGCCTGATTTTAACGACAGGGTGGCTATCCTAAACACATATCTAAGAGATAAAAACTGCGAAGTGTCAGCTGAGGATATCGCTAGGATGAGCGTTGGCTTTTCTGGTGCGGCACTTAGCACGCTTGTAAATGAAGCAGCGATAAATGCCCTAAGAAACGGCGAAAGCGTGCTTAGGATGAGAGACTTTGAAGCTGTTTTAAACAAGGTCTTGCTCGGCAAGAAAAAGGTGCTAAGCTACAGCGAGAGCGAGAAGAAAATTCAAGCCATCTATCAAGGCGCAAAGGCGCTAAGTGCTTACTGGTTTGATGTGAAATTTGAAAAAATTTCGCTCATTGAAGACCGCTTTATGGCGACTGAGCAAGAGATCGAGTCAAAGTCGCAGATGCTCTCGCGCATAAAGGTTTTAATCTCTGGCATGTGCAAGCTTGAGATAGATGAGAACGATATCTTTTCAAACTCTAGCAACGATCTAAATTTAGCAAAAGAGATCGCTTCAAAGATGGTTTATGAGTATGGCATGGGAAATTCTTTCGTGCCAAATCCAAACGATGTGGAAGAAATTTTAAAGCAAGCAAAAGATGATATAATGTCCTTTTTAAAGGGCACTAACGAGCAGATCGCAAGGATAAGCTCATATCTGCTTGCTTACGAGAGCGTAGATAAAGAGACGCTTGCTAAAATTTTAAATGAAAACTACTAA
- a CDS encoding thiamine phosphate synthase, which translates to MFKILCVADFESYEGDDFLKRIQLLCKAGVDEILLRAKGLSEAHFYDLARVVAQICENYRKKFIINQFFDVACKLKSDFWLTSSQLDFFKNHGVFLDEFRKTAKICAPAHDLEQAKISATIADVLVASHIFATSCKAGLEPKGVNFISELKSFDKEIYALGGLDSGNYKEAIKAGANGICFMSLAMNGDIELIKKIVKSKNG; encoded by the coding sequence ATGTTTAAAATTCTCTGCGTGGCTGACTTTGAAAGCTATGAGGGCGATGACTTTTTAAAAAGGATACAGCTACTTTGCAAGGCTGGCGTGGATGAAATTTTGCTTCGTGCAAAGGGGCTAAGTGAGGCTCATTTTTACGATCTTGCTAGGGTTGTGGCTCAAATTTGTGAAAACTACCGCAAGAAATTTATCATTAATCAATTTTTTGACGTAGCTTGCAAGCTAAAGAGCGACTTTTGGCTCACTTCATCGCAGCTTGATTTTTTTAAAAATCACGGCGTTTTTTTGGATGAATTTAGAAAAACAGCTAAAATTTGCGCCCCAGCTCACGACCTAGAGCAAGCTAAAATTTCAGCCACTATCGCTGACGTACTCGTTGCTTCTCATATATTTGCCACCTCTTGCAAGGCGGGTTTAGAGCCAAAAGGAGTAAATTTTATAAGTGAGCTAAAAAGCTTTGATAAAGAAATTTACGCACTTGGCGGACTAGACAGCGGGAACTATAAAGAGGCCATAAAAGCTGGCGCAAACGGCATTTGCTTCATGAGCCTAGCAATGAACGGTGATATAGAGCTTATAAAAAAGATAGTAAAGAGCAAAAACGGCTAA
- the mog gene encoding molybdopterin adenylyltransferase: protein MKAKIGILTMSDRASEGTYEDKSGPAIKEVLDSWIVSEREYFYEVIPDELDLIKKRLVHMIDVLGCDLVLTTGGTGPAVRDVTPEATEAVCEKMMPGFGELMRAASLQYVPTAILSRQTAGIRGHALIINLPGQPKAIKECLEPVFPAVPYCIDLIEGAFIETDENVMKVFRPKQKKIS from the coding sequence ATGAAAGCAAAAATAGGAATTCTAACTATGTCCGATCGCGCAAGTGAGGGCACATACGAGGACAAATCAGGCCCAGCGATCAAAGAGGTACTTGATAGCTGGATAGTAAGCGAGAGAGAGTATTTTTACGAGGTGATCCCTGATGAGCTTGATCTCATAAAAAAGAGGCTCGTACATATGATAGACGTGCTAGGATGCGACCTTGTGCTAACTACTGGAGGCACAGGACCAGCAGTGAGAGATGTCACCCCAGAGGCTACTGAGGCAGTTTGCGAGAAGATGATGCCAGGCTTTGGCGAGCTAATGAGAGCTGCGAGCTTGCAATACGTCCCAACAGCGATCCTATCACGCCAAACAGCAGGCATCAGAGGTCACGCACTCATTATAAATTTACCAGGTCAGCCAAAGGCGATAAAAGAGTGCTTAGAGCCGGTATTTCCAGCGGTGCCATACTGCATCGATCTTATAGAGGGTGCATTTATCGAGACTGATGAAAATGTGATGAAAGTTTTCCGCCCAAAACAAAAGAAAATCTCGTAA